One region of Mucilaginibacter gotjawali genomic DNA includes:
- a CDS encoding SRPBCC domain-containing protein: protein MRDFKKYYHITAPPEEVYIALTNPFTIELWTGEPAEMSTEPGSEFSMWEGSIVGKNLEFEEGKKLVQQWYFDGQPEPSIVTIKLHPEKGGTSVELKHTNIPDIEYKGFAEGWDNSYFASLAEFFDEKD from the coding sequence ATGAGAGATTTTAAAAAATATTACCACATTACCGCCCCGCCGGAGGAAGTTTATATTGCTTTAACCAACCCGTTTACTATTGAGCTGTGGACCGGGGAGCCTGCAGAAATGTCAACGGAGCCTGGTTCGGAGTTTTCCATGTGGGAAGGCAGTATCGTAGGCAAAAACCTTGAATTTGAAGAAGGAAAAAAGCTGGTGCAGCAATGGTATTTTGACGGGCAGCCCGAACCATCAATCGTCACCATAAAATTACATCCTGAGAAAGGCGGTACCTCCGTCGAGCTGAAGCACACCAATATCCCCGATATTGAATACAAAGGCTTTGCCGAAGGCTGGGACAATAGCTATTTCGCTTCTCTTGCAGAGTTTTTTGATGAGAAGGATTAG
- a CDS encoding OmpA family protein codes for MKSNLKKASLLFTGILMGGKLFAQSTDTSHVSTDYVKPFSGDNAFRTWSIGVSGGVLTPYTIFGSNRKQDFTSPNAELGYGAYIKKQILPSFGIQADFFAGKLSADHPNPNSPGFKSYDTKIQYAASLSANYTLANINWHYKKTAIQPYFTVGVGTMGYKPVLTYTDGSVSNFKTDNNGSISELYLPVGAGLKFNVSPGVNIDLGYQVNFVYSDNVDGNNYGSTNDRFSYAHIGLEFALGHRSKPQLATHNPVSSMRHEYMWENEQTKNQLQSQIDAEKAKNEQLRNDLNATNANLAKLTQDSDGDGVPDAFDKCPNTPAGTKVDGSGCALPVVKSETKVYVTEEDKRVVNEAVRNLEFDFNKATIREHSFASLDQLAELLKNKGFNLKLAGYTDNVGSVAYNLRLSHDRAEAIKTYLVSKGADAGKIQAEGHGKANPIATNKTAAGRQQNRRVEFSLY; via the coding sequence ATGAAATCAAATTTAAAAAAAGCTTCCCTCTTATTTACAGGGATATTGATGGGCGGTAAGCTATTCGCTCAATCTACCGACACTTCACATGTATCAACAGACTATGTTAAACCTTTTTCGGGCGACAACGCCTTCCGTACCTGGTCTATCGGTGTTTCGGGCGGGGTACTAACACCTTACACCATTTTCGGCTCGAACCGTAAACAGGATTTTACATCGCCGAACGCAGAATTAGGTTACGGCGCCTACATCAAAAAACAAATATTACCATCTTTTGGCATACAGGCTGATTTTTTTGCCGGCAAACTTTCTGCAGATCACCCGAACCCCAATAGTCCAGGCTTTAAAAGTTATGATACAAAAATTCAATATGCCGCAAGTTTAAGCGCGAATTATACGCTTGCGAATATCAACTGGCATTATAAAAAAACAGCTATCCAGCCTTATTTTACAGTGGGGGTAGGTACCATGGGATATAAACCCGTTTTAACTTATACTGATGGTTCGGTATCGAATTTTAAGACAGACAATAATGGTTCAATAAGTGAACTTTATTTACCAGTAGGTGCAGGGTTAAAATTTAACGTATCGCCGGGTGTAAATATCGATTTGGGTTACCAGGTAAATTTTGTTTATTCAGATAATGTTGATGGCAACAATTACGGATCCACAAATGATAGATTTTCCTATGCACATATTGGCCTGGAGTTTGCCCTGGGGCATCGCTCAAAACCACAATTAGCAACGCATAACCCGGTTTCATCCATGAGGCACGAGTATATGTGGGAAAATGAACAAACCAAAAATCAATTACAAAGCCAGATTGACGCAGAAAAAGCTAAAAACGAACAGTTAAGAAATGATTTAAATGCTACCAATGCTAACCTGGCCAAATTAACTCAAGACAGTGATGGCGATGGTGTACCGGATGCCTTTGATAAATGCCCCAACACGCCGGCCGGAACAAAAGTTGACGGATCAGGCTGTGCGCTGCCTGTTGTAAAATCAGAAACCAAAGTGTACGTGACTGAAGAGGACAAAAGGGTAGTGAATGAGGCTGTAAGAAATCTTGAATTTGATTTTAACAAAGCAACTATCCGCGAACATTCGTTTGCGAGTTTAGATCAGTTGGCTGAGTTGTTAAAGAATAAAGGTTTTAATTTAAAATTAGCCGGCTATACCGACAATGTGGGTTCGGTAGCGTATAACCTCAGGCTTTCACATGATCGTGCTGAAGCTATTAAAACTTATTTGGTAAGCAAAGGTGCAGATGCCGGAAAAATACAGGCAGAGGGCCACGGAAAAGCGAATCCTATCGCTACCAACAAAACTGCTGCCGGACGTCAGCAAAACCGCAGGGTTGAGTTTTCCTTGTATTAG
- a CDS encoding OmpA family protein gives MAINLKRTLLLLIFTLNFAGLFAQNTDSLALNTDYIRPFSGGAAFRSWSVGIHAGLMSTSVITSSNSQLGFTVANVQYGYGGYIKKQLLPSFGLQADFMMGKLNGDNAQLNPAGISPYKSFTTAINYAGSLSTNFTLANINWHVVKSTVQPFITAGVGLMNYKPVLTTSAGVVVDFNKNKPNLNELYVPIGAGFKFDIAKGINLELAYQVNFVYSGNFDGYKYGNTNDKFSYAHIGLEFAIGKKSKPQLAAHNPVSSMRQEYLSGIQNARDEFKALIDSEKNRNQALQQQVLAQNTKLTQLTTDSDGDGVPDFYDKCPNTPAGIKVDGAGCPLPVVKPEEKIIITEADKSVVNEAIQNLQFASGTSMLSDASYQSLDKLAKLLKDKKYHLKLAGYTDATGSAALNLKLSKDRAEAIKMYLVSKGADPASIQTEGYGKANPIASNKTATGRKLNRRVEFSLY, from the coding sequence ATGGCTATAAATTTAAAAAGAACACTATTACTGCTGATTTTTACATTAAACTTCGCTGGGCTATTCGCCCAAAATACAGATTCATTAGCCTTAAATACCGATTATATCCGGCCATTTTCCGGTGGCGCTGCATTTCGTAGCTGGTCTGTCGGGATTCATGCAGGACTAATGAGTACTTCGGTAATTACCTCTTCCAACAGCCAACTTGGGTTTACGGTTGCAAATGTTCAATATGGTTATGGTGGGTATATCAAAAAACAACTATTACCATCATTCGGTTTGCAGGCCGATTTCATGATGGGAAAATTAAATGGCGATAATGCCCAGCTTAACCCAGCAGGAATTTCACCCTATAAAAGTTTTACAACCGCCATTAATTATGCGGGTAGTTTAAGTACAAATTTTACATTGGCTAACATCAATTGGCACGTTGTTAAAAGCACAGTACAGCCATTTATTACCGCCGGCGTAGGTTTAATGAACTATAAACCGGTATTAACAACAAGTGCAGGTGTGGTAGTTGATTTCAATAAAAACAAACCAAACCTCAATGAATTATATGTTCCCATAGGGGCCGGGTTTAAATTTGATATCGCCAAAGGTATTAACCTGGAACTTGCTTACCAGGTAAATTTTGTTTATTCAGGTAATTTCGACGGCTACAAATATGGTAATACAAACGACAAATTCTCCTACGCACACATAGGGCTTGAATTTGCAATCGGTAAAAAGTCAAAACCGCAGCTTGCAGCCCACAATCCGGTTTCATCTATGCGACAGGAATATTTGTCGGGGATACAAAATGCAAGGGATGAGTTTAAAGCGCTGATAGATTCGGAAAAAAACCGGAACCAGGCTTTGCAGCAACAGGTGCTTGCCCAAAATACAAAACTTACACAACTTACAACAGATAGTGATGGAGACGGTGTGCCTGATTTTTATGATAAATGCCCCAATACACCTGCCGGTATAAAAGTTGACGGGGCAGGTTGCCCGTTGCCGGTAGTTAAACCTGAAGAAAAGATAATTATTACTGAAGCCGACAAAAGCGTAGTTAATGAAGCAATCCAGAACCTGCAGTTTGCCTCGGGCACTTCGATGCTGAGCGATGCTTCATACCAAAGTTTGGATAAGTTAGCAAAACTGCTGAAAGACAAGAAATATCATTTAAAACTGGCCGGGTATACGGATGCCACGGGATCAGCTGCATTAAATCTTAAACTTTCAAAAGACAGGGCCGAGGCGATCAAGATGTACCTTGTGAGCAAAGGAGCTGATCCCGCATCGATCCAGACGGAAGGTTATGGAAAAGCAAATCCTATCGCTTCAAATAAAACAGCCACAGGCCGCAAGTTAAACCGGCGGGTGGAGTTTTCACTATATTAA
- a CDS encoding tetratricopeptide repeat protein — MKIKFLMIGLLGLSTVTAFAQKGVLRDAQESYDKYTVENSQKILAAKAKQDIADAKTSIDKASTNDKTATLPQTYALIGAIYSATAALDTTASPATAALITTAQEAIKKAKDAVGTEKDADIKSKCTKLIADAGTNLAIYFQAQGVKQYQGGKFELAYQSFDNWSQATGDTTATYYAALAASNAGNTNPKFYPYAISNYNKLLSTNYSQNAKIYGYQATLYIINKDTASALKVISEGVAKFPANADLRGQEIKFYLMAGKDSEIIGKLESAVAADPKNKELCFYAGLSFTRVGDASAAKAAKAKDAAAKAADNKAALDYYSKAADYYKKAIAIDPNYLDANLNLGEVMMKPAIDFYNAANSLPSNATQKQYDELRAKADVQFDLALPYLQKAVDLDSKSNAALTNLWNYYRGKYDKAHAAENKAKAADIKKQIDALPSKN, encoded by the coding sequence ATGAAAATAAAGTTTTTGATGATAGGCCTTTTAGGTTTAAGTACAGTAACCGCCTTTGCACAAAAAGGGGTGTTGAGAGACGCACAGGAAAGTTACGATAAATATACGGTTGAAAATTCTCAGAAAATTTTAGCGGCAAAGGCCAAACAGGACATAGCTGATGCCAAAACCTCTATTGATAAAGCTTCAACTAACGATAAAACAGCTACGTTACCGCAAACATACGCTTTGATTGGTGCAATTTATTCAGCTACAGCCGCATTGGATACTACTGCTTCTCCTGCAACCGCTGCTTTAATTACTACTGCGCAGGAAGCAATTAAAAAAGCTAAAGATGCAGTTGGAACTGAAAAGGATGCCGATATAAAATCAAAATGTACAAAATTAATAGCCGATGCGGGTACTAATTTAGCCATCTATTTTCAGGCACAGGGGGTAAAACAGTACCAGGGCGGCAAATTTGAACTGGCCTATCAATCATTTGATAATTGGAGCCAGGCTACAGGCGATACAACAGCTACCTATTATGCGGCGCTTGCAGCATCAAATGCAGGGAACACAAACCCTAAATTTTATCCATACGCTATCAGTAATTACAATAAATTATTAAGCACCAATTATTCGCAGAACGCTAAAATATACGGCTACCAGGCAACTTTGTATATAATAAACAAGGATACGGCCAGTGCTTTAAAAGTAATTAGTGAAGGTGTGGCTAAATTTCCTGCAAATGCAGATTTACGCGGGCAGGAAATTAAATTCTATTTAATGGCCGGTAAGGACAGCGAAATAATAGGTAAACTGGAGAGCGCAGTTGCCGCCGACCCTAAAAATAAGGAACTTTGTTTCTATGCAGGCCTTTCGTTTACCCGTGTTGGCGATGCAAGCGCAGCCAAAGCCGCTAAAGCCAAAGATGCTGCAGCTAAAGCAGCGGACAACAAAGCTGCCCTTGATTATTATTCAAAAGCTGCTGATTATTACAAAAAAGCGATCGCAATTGACCCTAACTACCTGGATGCAAATCTGAATTTAGGCGAGGTAATGATGAAGCCGGCAATTGATTTTTATAACGCTGCTAATAGCTTGCCTTCAAATGCCACTCAAAAACAATATGATGAGCTAAGGGCGAAAGCAGACGTGCAATTTGACCTTGCCCTGCCGTATTTACAGAAAGCTGTTGATCTTGATTCAAAATCAAATGCAGCTTTAACAAATTTGTGGAATTACTACAGGGGTAAGTATGACAAAGCCCATGCTGCGGAAAACAAAGCCAAAGCTGCTGACATAAAAAAACAAATTGACGCCCTTCCGTCAAAAAATTAA
- a CDS encoding tetratricopeptide repeat protein, translating into MKKRKKKTEQKTTPKIIALNLLRMMQVKHKNKKTMQGRKIVLPLLIMLFIAPSAFCQSEVLKGVVNSLAFYKQKKELKYLGSAKNSVDSLIKASPDSLELERNVYKAVVYSSILYIDSLNSLKQPVQMFQQTADLIDRLQAKRKSYKYQVELDYSKRCLANVYIRKGFVALNMSDFVAALQLFEAAKKYAPDFKQLAAYIAFTNNKLGNLHAAARYYESMVGGDSTKAEYAEAAAGIYKSFGDTLSALNVLKKARKVLPGDKSLLLDEANIYTNRKDYNQLVNLLPALLDINTNNADIAFVAANCYDHLGQYNKAESLYLRSIELNSSAYDPIFNLGLLYFKQSKLPRDKDKSQDETRAAQWLERANEISPNEVDCLQVLKLVYEQEGNQNQINKVNNKLKQLTN; encoded by the coding sequence GTGAAGAAGAGGAAGAAGAAAACGGAACAGAAAACAACTCCGAAAATAATAGCACTGAACCTGCTGCGGATGATGCAGGTGAAACACAAGAATAAAAAAACAATGCAGGGCCGTAAAATTGTATTACCGCTTTTAATAATGCTGTTTATTGCACCTTCAGCCTTTTGCCAGTCAGAAGTGCTGAAAGGTGTTGTAAATAGCCTTGCCTTTTATAAACAAAAAAAGGAACTTAAATATCTCGGTAGCGCCAAAAACTCTGTAGATAGTTTGATAAAGGCCTCGCCGGATTCTCTGGAGCTGGAAAGGAATGTTTATAAGGCCGTTGTATATTCAAGCATCTTATATATCGATTCATTAAACAGTTTAAAACAGCCTGTACAAATGTTTCAGCAAACTGCTGACCTGATTGACAGGTTGCAAGCAAAGCGCAAAAGCTATAAATACCAGGTTGAACTCGATTATTCGAAACGCTGCCTGGCCAACGTTTATATCCGCAAAGGTTTTGTTGCGCTGAATATGTCAGATTTTGTAGCCGCCCTGCAGTTGTTTGAAGCCGCAAAAAAATATGCACCTGATTTTAAACAACTGGCCGCTTACATTGCTTTTACCAATAATAAACTTGGCAATTTACATGCGGCAGCCAGGTATTATGAGAGTATGGTTGGTGGCGACAGCACTAAAGCGGAGTATGCAGAAGCTGCAGCCGGCATCTATAAATCATTTGGCGACACCTTATCAGCGTTGAATGTGTTAAAAAAAGCCCGCAAAGTTTTACCGGGTGACAAGTCGCTTTTATTGGATGAAGCAAATATTTATACTAACCGTAAAGATTACAACCAGTTAGTGAATTTATTGCCGGCTTTGCTTGATATTAATACAAATAACGCGGATATTGCGTTCGTAGCAGCCAATTGTTATGATCATTTAGGCCAATATAATAAAGCTGAGTCGCTTTATTTACGCTCTATTGAGTTAAATAGCTCCGCTTATGACCCTATATTTAATTTAGGATTATTGTATTTTAAACAAAGCAAACTACCAAGGGATAAAGATAAATCGCAGGATGAAACCAGGGCCGCACAATGGCTGGAAAGAGCAAATGAAATATCTCCAAACGAAGTTGATTGCCTCCAGGTATTAAAGTTAGTTTATGAGCAGGAAGGAAATCAAAATCAAATAAATAAGGTAAATAATAAACTAAAACAGTTAACCAATTAA
- the gyrA gene encoding DNA gyrase subunit A encodes MAEETGNGNTPPEDRIISINIDEEMRSAYIDYSMSVIVSRALPDVRDGLKPVHRRVLYGMLDLGLNNNKPYKKSARIVGEVLGKYHPHGDTSVYDAMVRMAQDWSLRYPFVEGQGNYGSIDGDQPAAMRYTEARLEKIAEEMLADINKDTIDFQLNFDDSLEEPTVLPAKFPNLLVNGASGIAVGMATNMAPHNLTEVVNATLALIDNRDIDIAELMTHIKGPDFPTGAIIYGYEGARQAFETGRGRIVIRSRAEIETYNNDRERIIVSEVPYQVNKALMIERTAELVNEKKIEGISAIRDESNREGIRVVYEIKRDANAAIVLNNLYKYTALQTSFSINNIALVHGRPMLLNLKDLIHHFVEHRHEVVIRRTKFELSEAQKRAHILEGLLIALDHLDEVIKLIRGSNTPEDAREGLMAQFALSDIQARAILDMTLRRLTGLERDKIKDEYEGLMKLIDYLNSVLADEGLRMQIIKDELIEIRDKYGDERKTEMVHSSAEMNTEDFIEDEDVVITISREGYIKRTPLTEYRRQGRGGKGSLGSNSRDADFIEHLLIASNHNYMLFFTESGQCFWLRVFEIPEGSRTSKGRAIQNIINIPKEENIKAYIKLLSLKDKEYLENNFIIMCTKKGTIKKTSLEAYSRPRANGINAININEGDSLLEASLTSGSSEIVMALKSGRAIRFNESTVRPMGRTATGVRGISLEDENDEVVGMISIDDPETTVLVVSEKGYGKRTDIDDYRVTNRGGKGVKTLNITDKTGKLVAIKGVTDKEDLMIINKSGIIIRIAVSELRTMGRATQGVRLITLKENDEIASVAKIEREEEEEENGTENNSENNSTEPAADDAGETQE; translated from the coding sequence ATGGCCGAAGAAACAGGAAACGGAAATACACCCCCAGAAGACAGAATAATTTCGATAAATATTGATGAAGAAATGCGATCAGCTTACATTGATTATTCAATGTCAGTTATCGTATCACGGGCATTGCCCGACGTTCGCGACGGTTTAAAGCCGGTGCACAGGCGTGTGCTTTACGGCATGCTCGATCTGGGTTTAAACAACAACAAACCTTATAAAAAATCTGCCCGTATTGTGGGTGAAGTGCTGGGTAAGTACCACCCGCATGGCGATACCTCTGTATATGATGCCATGGTGCGTATGGCGCAGGATTGGAGCTTACGTTATCCCTTTGTTGAAGGACAGGGAAACTACGGATCTATCGACGGTGACCAGCCTGCGGCAATGAGGTATACCGAAGCAAGGCTTGAAAAGATTGCTGAAGAAATGCTGGCCGACATCAACAAAGACACCATTGATTTTCAGTTGAATTTTGACGATTCGCTGGAAGAACCTACGGTTTTGCCTGCCAAGTTCCCAAACTTGCTGGTAAATGGTGCCTCGGGTATCGCGGTGGGTATGGCTACCAATATGGCGCCTCACAACTTAACGGAAGTGGTGAATGCAACTTTGGCTTTAATTGATAACCGCGACATTGATATCGCTGAATTGATGACCCACATTAAAGGGCCGGATTTCCCGACCGGGGCTATCATTTATGGATATGAAGGCGCCCGCCAGGCATTCGAAACAGGCAGGGGCAGAATCGTGATCAGGTCGCGGGCCGAGATAGAAACCTATAATAACGATCGTGAACGGATCATTGTTAGTGAAGTTCCTTACCAGGTAAACAAGGCGCTGATGATTGAGCGTACAGCCGAACTGGTAAATGAGAAAAAAATAGAGGGGATATCCGCTATCAGGGATGAATCGAACAGGGAAGGTATCCGTGTTGTTTATGAAATAAAACGGGATGCCAACGCGGCTATCGTGTTAAACAACCTTTATAAATATACCGCGCTGCAAACATCATTCAGCATAAATAACATAGCGCTGGTGCATGGCAGGCCAATGTTGCTTAACCTGAAGGACCTGATCCATCACTTTGTTGAACACAGGCACGAAGTGGTTATCCGCCGTACCAAATTTGAGCTTTCCGAGGCGCAAAAAAGAGCGCATATATTGGAGGGTTTACTGATCGCTTTAGATCACCTGGATGAAGTGATCAAACTGATCCGGGGTTCAAATACACCTGAAGATGCCAGGGAAGGTTTAATGGCACAGTTTGCCCTTAGCGATATCCAGGCACGTGCCATACTTGACATGACCTTAAGGAGGTTGACAGGTCTTGAACGTGACAAGATTAAAGATGAGTATGAAGGCTTAATGAAACTGATCGATTACTTGAACTCAGTACTTGCTGACGAAGGTTTGAGAATGCAGATCATAAAAGACGAACTGATAGAAATTCGTGATAAATATGGCGATGAACGTAAAACCGAAATGGTGCATTCATCTGCCGAAATGAATACTGAGGATTTCATTGAAGATGAAGATGTGGTGATCACTATCTCGCGCGAAGGTTATATCAAGCGTACGCCTTTAACTGAATACCGCAGGCAGGGCAGGGGGGGTAAAGGCTCGCTGGGAAGTAACAGCCGTGATGCCGACTTTATTGAGCATTTACTGATCGCATCCAACCATAATTACATGTTGTTCTTTACCGAATCAGGGCAATGTTTCTGGCTTCGTGTATTTGAGATCCCCGAAGGTTCGCGTACCTCTAAAGGACGGGCCATCCAAAACATCATTAATATTCCTAAGGAAGAGAATATTAAGGCTTACATCAAGCTTCTCAGTCTGAAAGATAAAGAATATCTCGAAAATAACTTTATCATTATGTGTACCAAAAAAGGTACCATCAAAAAGACTTCGCTCGAGGCTTATTCACGTCCGCGTGCAAATGGTATAAATGCCATCAATATCAACGAGGGAGATTCGTTGCTGGAGGCAAGCCTTACCAGCGGAAGCAGCGAGATTGTAATGGCCTTGAAATCGGGTCGTGCTATCCGTTTTAACGAATCGACAGTAAGGCCAATGGGCCGTACAGCTACCGGCGTGCGCGGCATTTCGCTTGAGGACGAGAATGATGAAGTAGTAGGTATGATCAGTATTGACGATCCTGAAACTACAGTTTTGGTAGTTTCTGAAAAAGGATACGGCAAGCGAACTGATATTGATGACTATAGGGTAACCAACCGTGGTGGTAAGGGCGTTAAAACTTTAAACATTACTGATAAAACAGGAAAACTTGTTGCCATAAAAGGTGTTACTGATAAAGAAGATTTGATGATCATCAACAAATCGGGCATCATTATCAGGATTGCTGTTAGCGAACTTAGGACAATGGGACGGGCTACCCAGGGTGTACGTTTAATTACCCTGAAAGAGAATGACGAGATAGCTTCGGTTGCTAAAATTGAGCGTGAAGAAGAGGAAGAAGAAAACGGAACAGAAAACAACTCCGAAAATAATAGCACTGAACCTGCTGCGGATGATGCAGGTGAAACACAAGAATAA
- the hemF gene encoding oxygen-dependent coproporphyrinogen oxidase encodes MINKEQIAEDYKQIQDEICAALELTDGKAVFEEELWERDGGGGGRTRVIQNGNILEKGGVNFSAVHGHLPDTLKRALKVDQDDFFATGVSIVIHPNHPMVPIIHMNIRYFEMPSSFGSGKEPLRWFGGGIDLTPHYVFEDDARYFHRYLKSVCDACHHDFYRRFKLWADDYFFIKHRHETRGIGGIFYDRLTAGDDLTWDEIFEFSKALGRSFIPIYTELVNKNRDKVFTPEQQEWQYQRRSRYAEFNLVYDAGTKFGLETNGRIESILMSLPPAAKWFYNYQPVPGSEEEKTLSLLKKGISWV; translated from the coding sequence ATGATCAATAAAGAACAAATAGCCGAAGATTACAAGCAAATTCAGGATGAAATTTGTGCTGCCCTGGAACTGACAGACGGCAAAGCTGTTTTTGAAGAGGAATTATGGGAGCGGGATGGCGGCGGCGGTGGCCGTACGCGCGTAATTCAAAACGGGAATATCCTGGAAAAAGGCGGCGTTAACTTTTCAGCGGTTCACGGCCATTTGCCCGATACGTTAAAAAGAGCCTTAAAGGTTGACCAGGACGACTTTTTTGCAACAGGTGTGTCTATTGTGATCCATCCAAACCACCCGATGGTGCCTATTATTCATATGAACATCAGGTATTTTGAAATGCCATCCTCGTTCGGTTCGGGGAAGGAGCCACTGCGCTGGTTTGGCGGTGGCATCGACCTTACCCCTCATTATGTTTTTGAAGACGATGCCCGTTACTTTCACAGGTATCTTAAATCTGTTTGCGATGCTTGCCATCATGATTTTTATCGCCGTTTTAAACTTTGGGCCGATGATTATTTCTTTATCAAACATCGCCATGAAACAAGGGGAATCGGCGGGATATTTTATGACCGGCTGACTGCCGGCGACGACTTAACCTGGGATGAAATTTTTGAGTTTTCAAAAGCACTGGGAAGATCGTTTATACCGATTTACACTGAACTTGTTAACAAAAACAGGGATAAGGTGTTTACTCCTGAGCAGCAGGAATGGCAATACCAGCGCCGCAGCCGCTATGCTGAGTTTAACCTGGTTTACGATGCCGGCACCAAATTCGGGCTGGAGACAAACGGCCGTATTGAATCTATATTAATGAGCCTGCCGCCTGCGGCCAAATGGTTTTATAACTATCAGCCTGTGCCCGGGAGTGAGGAGGAAAAAACGTTGTCGCTTTTAAAAAAGGGAATCAGCTGGGTATAA
- a CDS encoding MFS transporter, producing the protein MKPADVLAVGTSIINWQMFGLLLGGVVWGTLGDKLGRIKVLFGSITLYSIANFANAYVSSPGMYELIRFVAGIGLAGELGAGITLVSETLSKEKRGYGTMIVAAVGLFGAVAANWISKYGWQDAYKVGGGLGVLLLFMRIGTFESGMFKNIEQAKVSKGNFFLLFTNWVRFKKYLCCILIGAPLWYVVGVLISLQPEFGNALHSTQKLNAGDGIQYAYIAIALGGIVSGLLSQITKSRKLIMMIFLLLSAVSVVVYLNSTGLDSRRFLWLCFFMGFGVGYWTLFVTIAAEQFGTNIRSTVATTVPNFVRGSLILINLAFVALKGHFDAQKSPDSMIVSAYIMMAILTVLALLALSQLKETFGKDLNYAEPL; encoded by the coding sequence GTGAAACCCGCCGACGTGCTTGCTGTAGGCACTAGTATTATAAACTGGCAAATGTTCGGGCTGCTGCTTGGAGGAGTTGTATGGGGAACATTGGGCGACAAACTGGGGCGTATAAAGGTACTTTTTGGTTCCATTACCCTTTATTCAATTGCGAATTTCGCGAACGCGTATGTTAGTTCGCCTGGCATGTACGAGTTAATCCGCTTTGTTGCAGGCATAGGACTCGCCGGCGAACTTGGTGCAGGTATTACCCTGGTTAGCGAAACATTAAGCAAGGAAAAACGTGGATACGGAACCATGATTGTGGCTGCTGTTGGACTCTTTGGCGCGGTGGCGGCTAACTGGATCTCGAAATACGGATGGCAGGATGCCTACAAAGTTGGCGGGGGCCTGGGGGTGCTGCTGTTATTCATGCGGATAGGCACATTTGAATCCGGGATGTTTAAAAATATCGAGCAAGCCAAAGTATCAAAAGGTAATTTCTTCCTGTTATTTACCAATTGGGTCAGGTTTAAAAAATACCTCTGCTGTATTCTGATAGGCGCACCGCTTTGGTATGTAGTTGGTGTGTTAATTTCATTGCAGCCTGAGTTTGGCAATGCCCTCCATTCAACCCAAAAATTAAACGCTGGCGACGGTATTCAATATGCCTACATAGCCATAGCTTTAGGCGGTATTGTTTCCGGGTTATTGTCGCAAATTACAAAATCAAGAAAACTGATCATGATGATATTCCTGTTATTATCGGCGGTGAGTGTTGTAGTTTATTTAAATTCAACCGGGCTTGATAGCAGGCGTTTTTTATGGCTTTGTTTCTTTATGGGTTTTGGGGTAGGCTACTGGACTTTATTCGTGACGATAGCAGCAGAACAATTTGGGACAAATATCCGCTCAACGGTGGCTACAACTGTGCCAAATTTTGTACGCGGCTCCCTTATCCTGATCAATTTAGCATTTGTTGCGCTAAAAGGCCATTTTGATGCGCAAAAAAGCCCTGACAGCATGATTGTCAGCGCCTATATCATGATGGCCATCCTTACAGTACTTGCCCTGCTTGCATTGAGCCAGTTGAAGGAAACATTTGGCAAAGATTTGAATTATGCAGAACCGCTGTAA
- a CDS encoding cold-shock protein: protein MKTGKVKWFNTQKGYGFIVTEDGKDLFVHFKDVQGGVNAIKDNDSVTYDVEEGRKGLQAVNVKKA, encoded by the coding sequence ATGAAAACTGGAAAAGTAAAATGGTTTAACACACAAAAAGGTTATGGTTTTATCGTTACTGAGGATGGTAAAGATCTTTTTGTACACTTTAAGGATGTACAGGGCGGCGTAAACGCCATCAAAGATAACGACAGCGTTACATACGATGTGGAAGAAGGCAGAAAAGGATTACAGGCAGTAAATGTAAAAAAGGCATAA